The following coding sequences lie in one Silurus meridionalis isolate SWU-2019-XX chromosome 19, ASM1480568v1, whole genome shotgun sequence genomic window:
- the LOC124402408 gene encoding achaete-scute homolog 5-like produces MDSAFSPTLSEHCCSYTVLSPPAGHSLKRTHTHFNPGRLRHTLPLLIYPAAPEPRLFDSSYPGASAPLVPYLGPFHGRFGVYQCALEPAFIQRRNERERQRVKCVNQGYAKLREHLPGAATTDKRMSKVETLRAAIRYIKHLQRLVEQREAPGENLNTQQEDSPQQLSIRSFPGHHCGKSKHSAGT; encoded by the coding sequence ATGGACTCTGCATTCTCTCCAACGCTCTCAGAGCACTGCTGCTCCTACACTGTGCTGTCTCCCCCTGCTGGTCACTCTCTGaaacgcactcacacacacttcaacccGGGGCGTCTCCGACACACCCTCCCACTGCTCATCTACCCCGCCGCCCCTGAACCACGCCTTTTTGACTCCTCCTACCCCGGTGCCTCTGCGCCCCTGGTGCCGTATCTCGGACCGTTCCATGGCCGTTTCGGCGTGTACCAGTGTGCGCTTGAACCTGCCTTCATTCAGAGGCGTAATGAGAGAGAGCGTCAACGTGTCAAGTGTGTCAATCAGGGCTACGCCAAACTGCGAGAACATCTTCCAGGAGCCGCCACCACTGACAAGCGCATGAGCAAAGTGGAGACGTTACGAGCGGCCATCCGCTACATTAAACATCTGCAGAGGCTCGTAGAGCAACGTGAAGCTCCGGGGGAGAACCTTAACACTCAGCAAGAGGACAGTCCACAACAACTCTCCATTAGGTCCTTCCCTGGACACCACTGTGGGAAATCTAAGCATTCTGCTGGAACCTGA